One part of the Acidiferrobacteraceae bacterium genome encodes these proteins:
- a CDS encoding replication-associated recombination protein A, protein MNDLFGQDEEGAWRPLADRRRPGRLADIVGQRHLLDEGKPLRKALENGHIHSMIFWGPPGTGKTTLARLVAQASNAAFLNLSAVLSGVKEIRAAVEQARQHRAEGRATVLFVDEVHRFNKSQQDAFLPHVEDGTLIFIGATTENPSFELNNALLSRARVYVLKPLTENEVRVIIETALEELRSSGGVETPEIEPAALDLLCRAADGDARRALNLLEIACDLGEPRVDEEMLREVAGRGSARFDKGGEAFYDQISALHKSVRGSDPDAALYWFARMLDGGCDPLYLARRVVRMASEDIGNADPRALQLALDAWEVQERLGSPEGELAVAQAVVYLASTSKSNAVYTAFNAAMADAREHGSLEVPVHLRNAPTRLMKELGYGREYRYAHDEPEAYAAGENYFPESMGKRRYYQPVERGLEQRIAERLRHLRELDQQALRESNSKNKSPG, encoded by the coding sequence ATGAACGACCTGTTTGGGCAGGACGAAGAGGGGGCATGGCGGCCGCTGGCCGATCGTCGGCGCCCCGGCCGGCTCGCCGATATCGTCGGTCAGCGCCACCTGTTGGACGAAGGCAAACCCCTGCGTAAGGCGCTGGAGAACGGCCACATACACTCCATGATCTTCTGGGGTCCGCCCGGTACAGGCAAGACGACCCTCGCCCGTCTCGTCGCACAGGCCAGCAATGCCGCATTCCTGAATCTTTCCGCGGTGCTTTCCGGCGTCAAGGAGATCCGGGCGGCGGTGGAGCAGGCGCGCCAGCATCGGGCCGAGGGGAGGGCGACCGTCCTGTTCGTGGACGAGGTTCATCGCTTCAACAAGTCACAACAGGATGCGTTTTTGCCGCATGTGGAGGACGGGACCCTGATCTTCATCGGTGCGACTACCGAGAATCCCTCGTTTGAATTGAACAATGCCCTGTTGTCGCGGGCGCGGGTGTACGTGCTCAAGCCCCTGACAGAAAACGAAGTGCGCGTCATCATCGAAACGGCCCTGGAGGAACTCCGGTCTAGCGGAGGGGTGGAGACACCGGAGATTGAACCGGCGGCGCTCGATCTGCTGTGCCGCGCCGCCGACGGCGATGCCAGGCGCGCGCTCAATTTGCTGGAGATCGCCTGCGACCTGGGTGAGCCAAGGGTAGATGAAGAAATGCTGCGCGAGGTGGCAGGCCGCGGAAGTGCGCGGTTTGATAAGGGTGGCGAGGCCTTCTATGACCAGATCTCGGCCCTGCACAAGTCGGTGCGGGGTTCAGATCCGGATGCCGCCCTGTACTGGTTCGCACGCATGCTGGACGGGGGTTGCGACCCGCTGTACCTTGCGCGCCGGGTGGTACGCATGGCCAGCGAAGATATCGGCAATGCCGATCCCCGTGCCCTACAACTGGCCCTGGACGCGTGGGAAGTACAAGAGCGACTGGGCAGCCCCGAGGGCGAACTGGCCGTGGCGCAGGCGGTCGTCTACCTGGCCTCCACGAGCAAGAGCAACGCGGTATACACCGCATTCAACGCGGCCATGGCGGACGCGCGCGAACACGGCTCGCTGGAGGTACCGGTCCATCTGCGAAACGCGCCGACCAGGCTGATGAAGGAACTGGGCTACGGGCGGGAGTATCGCTATGCCCACGACGAGCCCGAGGCCTACGCCGCGGGCGAAAACTATTTCCCGGAATCCATGGGGAAACGCCGCTACTACCAGCCCGTGGAACGGGGGCTGGAGCAGCGCATTGCGGAGCGTCTGCGGCATCTGCGCGAACTGGATCAGCAGGCGTTGCGGGAGAGCAACAGCAAGAACAAGTCACCGGGTTGA
- the crcB gene encoding fluoride efflux transporter CrcB produces the protein MNQILAIAAGGAIGAVLRFWASNGVYALLGRNFPYGTMAVNILGSLLMGVLFILMVERMDVSAAWRAVLLIGFLGAFTTFSTFSIETLNLIEEGALLSAGLNMILSVVLCILAAWIGVNIGRNI, from the coding sequence ATGAACCAGATCCTTGCCATTGCCGCGGGCGGTGCCATTGGAGCCGTGTTGCGGTTCTGGGCCTCGAACGGCGTGTATGCCCTGCTGGGGCGCAACTTTCCCTATGGAACCATGGCGGTAAACATCCTCGGTTCGCTGCTTATGGGTGTGCTGTTTATCCTGATGGTGGAGCGAATGGATGTGAGCGCCGCCTGGCGAGCCGTGCTTCTCATCGGATTCCTCGGGGCATTTACAACGTTTTCCACATTTTCCATTGAAACCCTGAATCTGATCGAGGAAGGGGCACTGCTATCGGCTGGGCTAAACATGATTCTCAGCGTGGTGCTATGTATCCTCGC